One genomic region from Biomphalaria glabrata chromosome 7, xgBioGlab47.1, whole genome shotgun sequence encodes:
- the LOC106070826 gene encoding muscarinic acetylcholine receptor M5-like, with amino-acid sequence MTQLISHGRHITVDMVFNYSAQWISAPITNTMTNTMTNTMTNVSTHHSLPTSLSRTCEDADKWESPGYYVTLGIAIFIVAIIVTTVVTNFIVVVVFVTRENRKRSKNIYLANLSLIDLIIGVGIMPMSMLGILNRNWNLPNTACRVHLVTLHSLVFASLLAVLLVSVDRWYSICYPFTYRVKPTGRIALYAVFSSWIFSFLIHIPLVGVWDLMLDIKWTEMDMGLCQASRNQHLAIVFPLTLIKYIFPHVTMLLLKCSLYKKIKQRKNVNVRRSISSVDTAAFCLIRASMSETAMNALAEAADNIVSAPRVRIMCPPPIERRNTMDLFPPLRPGSQRPGPSRSWSGSPDQRLSFPGPPALVRRMSLQDCLLSQNKRNSRSRYWPNGFGNENHVDNRRATIGDLAKNLLDKQDSKAAWFLSLLLTTSMTCWTPWTIFSLCYQFLVLPVWMNHVALWILLANSTANPFLYGLLNKDFRKVVASWLLLRGSKKKRLKTALRMLSWQMAWGTMDLGDGSRTPEARSSLTPCKEGEEN; translated from the coding sequence ATGACTCAACTAATTAGTCATGGACGCCACATTACAGTTGACATGGTTTTCAATTATTCGGCCCAATGGATTAGCGCTCCAATAACCAACACGATGACCAACACGATGACCAACACGATGACCAACGTCAGCACTCATCATTCTCTGCCCACGTCATTATCCAGGACGTGCGAGGACGCAGACAAGTGGGAGAGTCCCGGTTACTACGTCACACTTGGCATCGCCATCTTTATCGTGGCCATCATCGTCACCACCGTTGTCACCAACTTCATCGTTGTTGTCGTCTTCGTCACCAGGGAGAATCGGAAGAGAAGTAAGAACATCTACCTGGCCAACCTGTCTCTCATCGACCTGATCATAGGTGTAGGCATCATGCCCATGTCTATGCTGGGGATCCTGAACCGGAACTGGAACCTTCCGAATACTGCCTGCAGGGTTCACCTTGTCACTTTGCATTCGTTGGTTTTCGCCTCACTGCTAGCCGTGCTTCTTGTCAGCGTGGACAGGTGGTACTCCATTTGTTACCCCTTCACCTACAGGGTCAAACCTACTGGACGCATCGCCCTATACGCGGTTTTCTCTTCTTGGATATTTTCGTTTTTAATTCACATACCTTTGGTAGGCGTCTGGGACTTAATGTTGGATATAAAGTGGACGGAAATGGACATGGGTTTGTGTCAGGCATCCAGAAACCAGCATCTAGCTATTGTATTTCCTCTCACACTTATCAAATACATATTTCCTCACGTGACCATGCTTCTCTTAAAATGCAGCCTATATAAGAAAATCAAACAACGCAAGAATGTGAACGTTAGGAGATCCATAAGTAGCGTCGACACCGCAGCTTTCTGTCTCATAAGAGCGTCAATGTCAGAAACGGCGATGAACGCTCTTGCCGAGGCTGCAGATAACATCGTCTCAGCTCCTAGAGTAAGGATCATGTGCCCGCCTCCCATCGAGCGGAGAAATACCATGGATCTTTTCCCACCTCTCAGGCCTGGATCTCAAAGACCAGGACCTAGCCGAAGTTGGTCAGGGTCGCCGGACCAAAGACTCAGTTTTCCAGGGCCACCGGCTTTGGTCAGAAGGATGTCTCTGCAGGATTGCCTGCTTtctcaaaacaaaagaaacagccGAAGTAGGTACTGGCCTAACGGTTTTGGCAACGAGAATCATGTCGACAACAGGAGAGCGACCATTGGCGATCTGGCTAAAAACTTATTGGATAAACAAGATTCAAAAGCAGCTTGGTTCCTTTCTCTTCTCCTGACAACATCAATGACATGTTGGACTCCCTGGACAATCTTTAGTCTGTGTTATCAGTTCCTGGTCTTACCAGTATGGATGAACCACGTAGCGTTGTGGATACTTCTGGCCAATTCTACCGCCAACCCCTTTCTATATGGCCTGTTGAACAAAGATTTCCGCAAGGTCGTGGCCTCCTGGCTTCTGCTTAGAGGCAGCAAGAAGAAAAGGCTAAAAACAGCACTGCGCATGCTCAGCTGGCAAATGGCATGGGGCACAATGGACCTTGGCGATGGGAGCAGAACTCCAGAGGCACGTTCTAGTCTGACTCCTTGTAAAGAAGGAGAAGAGAACTAG